The following are encoded in a window of Thermococcus alcaliphilus genomic DNA:
- the lysS gene encoding homocitrate synthase, with product MLDSTLREGEQSAGVNFNPEQRLRIAVALDEFGVDFIEVGHPAVSQDVMEGIRAIASQGLKANLLAHSRAMKRDIDLVLDTEVDWIGIFLCVSNSCLQKRFNITLEQALERIENTVLYAKDHGLKVRLTPEDTTRTEWQNLERVLRLAKEINVDRVSVADTSGSAHPLYFYELVRRVVDFGIPTNLHCHNDLGLALANAIMGIEAGATLVDATINGIGERTGIVDLAQISTILYHHYGVRRYRLDMLYELSQLIQEITGIRVQNNYPIVGRNAFIHKAGLHVSAVIKDPLFYEFLPAELFGRKREIYLDKYAGKDSIRFYLRQTGIEDDKLAEKLLGLLKTSQEPFTVERLFEEARKMRGIE from the coding sequence ATTTTAGATTCTACTCTAAGAGAAGGAGAGCAATCAGCAGGAGTCAACTTTAATCCAGAGCAGAGATTGAGGATAGCGGTAGCCTTAGATGAGTTTGGAGTCGATTTTATAGAAGTTGGGCACCCTGCGGTAAGCCAAGACGTGATGGAAGGCATAAGGGCCATAGCAAGCCAGGGACTAAAAGCAAACCTCTTGGCACACTCGAGGGCGATGAAAAGAGATATAGACCTTGTTCTGGATACAGAGGTGGACTGGATAGGAATTTTCTTGTGTGTCTCTAATTCATGCCTGCAAAAGCGATTTAACATAACCCTCGAGCAGGCACTGGAGAGAATTGAGAACACCGTTCTTTACGCCAAGGATCATGGGTTGAAGGTACGCCTTACTCCCGAAGACACCACAAGAACGGAATGGCAGAATCTCGAAAGGGTGCTTAGGCTAGCAAAAGAGATAAACGTTGATAGAGTAAGTGTTGCAGATACAAGTGGAAGTGCTCATCCGCTCTACTTCTATGAGCTCGTTAGGAGAGTAGTTGACTTCGGCATTCCAACAAACCTTCACTGCCACAACGACTTGGGATTAGCTCTAGCAAATGCAATAATGGGAATTGAAGCAGGAGCAACGCTTGTGGATGCTACCATAAATGGGATCGGAGAAAGGACAGGAATAGTAGATTTAGCCCAGATTTCGACCATTCTCTATCACCACTACGGAGTACGCCGCTATAGGCTCGACATGCTCTACGAGCTAAGTCAGTTGATTCAGGAAATCACAGGGATCAGAGTGCAGAACAATTATCCCATAGTTGGCAGAAATGCCTTTATACACAAAGCCGGTTTGCACGTGTCCGCAGTAATCAAAGACCCATTATTTTACGAATTTCTACCGGCAGAACTCTTTGGAAGAAAAAGGGAAATCTACTTGGACAAATACGCAGGAAAAGACTCAATAAGGTTCTACTTGAGGCAGACGGGCATTGAGGATGATAAGCTTGCTGAGAAATTGCTTGGCCTCCTAAAAACCTCACAAGAGCCTTTTACAGTGGAAAGACTCTTTGAAGAGGCAAGAAAAATGAGGGGAATCGAATGA